A stretch of the Actinomycetota bacterium genome encodes the following:
- a CDS encoding DUF3631 domain-containing protein, which produces MNTDQTDPRGNERLETPPSAAAQHAAEWGSVFPLRPGRKVPLHSDWQKEATTDRTDIDRLWKQNPTANVGIRTGNGLLVLDIDVKGEDGFASLDRIVADGYELPRTLAVRTPSGGEHRYFRVQTDQRNRVGFLPGLDIRCAGGLVVAAGSVLGEEEPHPGRYEVLENLEIGDWPIPESQIEVWKHATREEKSTELGITDERHTWGAAYHRALANAGIVRTLESAPGRNWTMYTRPGRHDGLAQFLGWVRNRWYWSEDAWVRFCEAASDLLTSPSHRNDDAEDFEVLVRDAWGWADPPPSWDELVEQAERERGQTGTDAHWLEREDVVRVLGSIRAGMDQVELERTLRELPPVPSDELTALLIRDRLAAQLKQAGHSVRIADAFIRTAPRVAIEHEYAEVAERLATCDPWPESVDGLELIEEARSALQRFVFVPDDYVYDVLAAWVVHTFIYDQFPTTAYLHVTAPSLMSGKTRLLEILEEFSRRALFAGGLSAAVLYRAVEAFKPTLLIDEVDTIFKFNSDSSEAVRQVLNNGYTRDKPILRMDPQPDGSMSPATYDPYCPKALAGIGRIPDTIASRSIEIRMVRKKRGEEAERYARRQREQLRLQATEWKRKAERWVSDNADGFDLEPQFPEGMSDRTQDCWEPLFVVGEMIGADWPSRLRTAAVALTTREGQHGANDLGGMLLEDLQDLFEEEPIASATHLGTDTLLARLSSLEERPWPHLRNGQGLNAKKLADLLREFGVRPGRFDHNTKRGYATADIREAIDRWSR; this is translated from the coding sequence TTGAACACGGATCAAACAGACCCGCGGGGAAACGAGCGCCTCGAGACGCCGCCGTCCGCGGCCGCTCAGCACGCAGCGGAGTGGGGATCGGTCTTCCCGCTGCGGCCGGGCCGCAAGGTCCCCCTCCACTCCGACTGGCAGAAAGAGGCGACCACCGATCGAACCGACATCGACCGGCTCTGGAAACAGAATCCGACAGCCAACGTCGGCATCAGGACGGGGAACGGCCTGCTCGTCCTCGATATCGACGTGAAGGGTGAGGACGGATTCGCTTCGTTGGACAGGATCGTGGCCGATGGCTACGAACTTCCCCGGACCCTGGCCGTCCGCACCCCGTCGGGCGGCGAGCATCGCTACTTCCGGGTCCAGACGGACCAGCGAAATCGCGTCGGGTTCCTTCCGGGCCTCGACATTCGCTGCGCCGGCGGACTGGTTGTGGCCGCCGGCTCCGTCCTCGGAGAGGAGGAGCCCCATCCCGGCCGGTACGAGGTCCTTGAGAATCTGGAGATCGGAGACTGGCCGATCCCCGAATCGCAGATCGAGGTGTGGAAGCACGCCACTCGAGAGGAGAAGTCGACCGAGCTCGGCATCACCGACGAGCGGCACACGTGGGGGGCCGCCTACCACAGAGCGCTAGCCAACGCGGGAATAGTAAGGACGCTCGAATCCGCTCCCGGGCGGAACTGGACCATGTACACGCGCCCGGGCCGGCACGACGGGCTGGCACAGTTCCTAGGGTGGGTGCGCAACCGCTGGTACTGGTCGGAGGATGCTTGGGTCAGGTTCTGCGAGGCCGCCTCGGACCTGCTGACGAGCCCCTCGCACCGCAACGACGACGCGGAAGACTTCGAAGTGCTCGTGCGCGACGCGTGGGGGTGGGCGGACCCCCCGCCCTCCTGGGATGAACTTGTCGAGCAGGCTGAACGCGAACGCGGGCAGACCGGGACAGACGCTCACTGGCTGGAGCGCGAGGATGTCGTGCGCGTTCTCGGCTCGATACGCGCCGGCATGGATCAGGTAGAGCTCGAGCGAACTCTCCGCGAACTCCCCCCGGTTCCCTCGGACGAGTTGACCGCCTTGTTGATCCGGGACAGGCTCGCGGCGCAACTGAAGCAAGCGGGGCACAGCGTCAGGATCGCCGACGCGTTCATCAGGACCGCGCCGCGGGTAGCCATCGAACACGAGTACGCGGAGGTGGCTGAGCGCCTAGCCACATGCGATCCGTGGCCGGAGAGCGTTGACGGTCTCGAACTCATCGAAGAAGCGCGGAGCGCTTTGCAGCGGTTTGTGTTCGTCCCCGACGACTACGTCTACGATGTCTTGGCCGCCTGGGTCGTACACACCTTCATCTACGACCAGTTCCCCACGACCGCCTACCTGCACGTCACCGCGCCGTCGCTCATGAGCGGGAAGACCCGTCTGCTCGAGATCCTCGAGGAATTCTCCCGACGGGCCCTGTTCGCTGGCGGGCTCTCGGCGGCCGTCCTATATCGGGCGGTCGAGGCCTTCAAGCCGACCCTGCTCATCGACGAGGTCGACACCATCTTCAAGTTCAACAGCGACTCGAGCGAGGCGGTCCGACAAGTGCTGAACAACGGCTATACAAGGGATAAGCCGATCCTCCGAATGGATCCCCAGCCCGACGGTTCGATGAGCCCCGCCACCTACGACCCGTATTGCCCGAAGGCGCTTGCTGGCATCGGGAGGATCCCCGACACGATCGCGAGTCGATCGATCGAGATAAGGATGGTGCGCAAGAAGCGCGGCGAAGAAGCCGAACGCTATGCGAGACGCCAGCGCGAGCAGCTGCGCCTGCAGGCGACCGAGTGGAAGCGCAAGGCCGAGCGGTGGGTATCTGACAACGCGGACGGCTTCGACCTGGAACCACAGTTCCCGGAGGGGATGTCGGATCGGACCCAGGACTGCTGGGAGCCTCTTTTCGTCGTGGGCGAGATGATTGGTGCCGATTGGCCTTCGCGCCTTCGGACGGCCGCCGTTGCGCTGACAACGAGAGAGGGGCAGCATGGCGCCAACGATCTCGGAGGGATGCTCCTCGAGGACCTTCAGGATCTGTTCGAGGAGGAGCCGATCGCCAGCGCGACCCATCTCG
- a CDS encoding site-specific integrase, producing MLFWGETRGGAGGPRPRPEAQDEAAALRRAPDGVGCVVSRALRPRREPPYRRSEGVRDRARRPGVGRRTARANPTRDPRRGWLAGRSPRGDVLSPKTPQSRRTVDAPPSVLETLVTARHLQTEERLVSGKRPGSFGDLTFTGPDGVAPLSPGTASREFQKAVRRAGVRPGRLHDLRHTFASLALTAGVPVTIVSRALGHSQPSTTLNIYSHLLPGTSAQAMAAVDLALGGEDDRSAPSPRP from the coding sequence GTGCTTTTTTGGGGAGAGACCCGAGGAGGTGCAGGTGGCCCGCGGCCACGTCCGGAAGCGCAAGATGAAGCGGCCGCGCTCCGACGGGCGCCGGACGGTGTGGGATGCGTGGTGTCCCGCGCCCTCCGGCCCCGACGGGAGCCGCCGTACCGTCGTTCGGAAGGGGTTCGCGACCGAGCGCGACGCCCGGGCGTGGGTCGGCGAACAGCTCGCGCTAACCCGACGAGGGATCCGAGACGAGGCTGGCTCGCTGGGAGATCTCCTCGAGGCGACGTCCTCTCCCCGAAGACGCCCCAGTCCCGACGAACTGTCGACGCTCCGCCGTCGGTCCTCGAGACCCTCGTGACGGCCAGGCATCTCCAAACAGAGGAACGCCTGGTATCCGGGAAGCGACCCGGATCGTTCGGGGACCTGACGTTCACGGGACCCGACGGCGTCGCCCCCCTGTCGCCGGGCACGGCCTCGAGGGAGTTTCAGAAGGCGGTTCGACGGGCCGGCGTTCGGCCGGGGCGCCTTCACGATCTGAGGCACACCTTCGCGAGCCTCGCCCTAACCGCCGGCGTTCCGGTGACGATCGTCTCCAGGGCGCTCGGGCACTCCCAACCCTCGACCACCTTGAACATCTACAGCCACCTCCTCCCGGGGACCTCGGCCCAGGCGATGGCGGCGGTGGACCTCGCGTTGGGGGGTGAGGACGACCGGAGCGCGCCGAGTCCCCGACCGTGA